CGCCAGCGCAAATCCATGCTGCCGGCCCGGCCTGATGCTTGCCGCTCCTCCCCATGATTGATATTGGCCTCACTAAACTTGCTCTGATCGGCGTTGTCGCTCTGGTCGTGGTCGGCCCTGAAAAGCTGCCGACCGTCGCCCGCATGGCCGGCTCGCTGTTCGGCCGCGCGCAGCGCTATATCAACGAAGTGAAATCGGAAGTCAGCCGCGAAATCGAGCTGGAAGAGCTGCGCAAGATGCAGCAGGACGTGCAGGAAGCCGCCAGCGATATCGAACAGAGCATTGCCAGCAGCATGTCCGACGCCAACAAATACGTCCATGCCGCCTGGGACGATAGCGCCAGCATGACGCCGGAAACCTACAAGGTGGAACAGCTGGCGATCAAGGCCAAGAGTTTTCGCAAGAAAAAGCTGGCGCGCAGCAGCGCCGTCCCGGCCTGGTACAAGCAGCAAAGCG
The sequence above is a segment of the Collimonas sp. PA-H2 genome. Coding sequences within it:
- the tatB gene encoding Sec-independent protein translocase protein TatB — translated: MIDIGLTKLALIGVVALVVVGPEKLPTVARMAGSLFGRAQRYINEVKSEVSREIELEELRKMQQDVQEAASDIEQSIASSMSDANKYVHAAWDDSASMTPETYKVEQLAIKAKSFRKKKLARSSAVPAWYKQQSGQKSRVLSGAARVAKYRPASQGKSSGSFFS